The following are encoded in a window of uncultured Ilyobacter sp. genomic DNA:
- the scpB gene encoding SMC-Scp complex subunit ScpB: protein MNLKLYLESILLLSGDELKISELCKFFRKDHQEIIKILEEIKEDRKTSGINVEIDGENVYLITNPASGEIIHKFFNQESKPKKLSGAALETLSIIAYRQPVTKSEIEGVRGVSAEGVVQSLEEKKLIRVCGKKESVGRPNLYEVTDRFFSYLKIDSIEELPNYDEVKRHIERENEDK from the coding sequence ATGAATCTAAAACTTTATTTAGAATCCATACTGCTCTTGTCTGGAGATGAACTTAAAATTTCAGAACTCTGTAAATTTTTTAGAAAAGATCATCAAGAGATCATTAAAATATTGGAAGAGATAAAAGAGGATAGAAAAACTAGCGGAATAAATGTGGAGATAGATGGAGAAAATGTATACCTCATAACTAATCCAGCCAGCGGTGAGATCATCCATAAGTTTTTTAATCAGGAATCAAAACCTAAAAAACTCTCGGGTGCTGCTTTAGAAACCCTGTCTATAATAGCTTATAGACAACCTGTTACCAAGAGTGAGATAGAGGGGGTAAGGGGGGTATCTGCAGAAGGAGTCGTTCAGAGTCTAGAGGAGAAGAAACTAATAAGAGTTTGTGGGAAAAAAGAGAGTGTAGGGAGACCAAATCTATACGAGGTGACAGATAGGTTTTTTAGTTATCTAAAGATAGACTCTATAGAGGAGCTCCCAAATTATGATGAGGTGAAAAGACATATTGAAAGAGAAAATGAGGATAAATAA
- a CDS encoding rod shape-determining protein yields MLKFVNKALGMFSEDLGIDLGTANTLVCVKNKGIVLSEPSVVAVNNKTKEIYEVGEKAKRMIGRTPSVIDAIRPLKNGVIADYEVTEKMLREFYKRVHKRKFLANPRVVICVPAGVTQVEKRAVIDVTREAGAREAYLIEEPMAAAIGAGLNIFEPEGNLIIDIGGGTTEIAVISLGGIVKTSSLRVAGDKFDAAIVQYVRQKHNLLIGDKTAEEIKVNVGSAIDLEDELTIEISGRNVLNGLPKNISINSSEIREALEEMMHQIIEEVKVILEKTPPELSSDIKRKGIVLVGGGALIRGIDKKISDALHLDVQITENPLNAVVMGIEELLKNFEKYREVIISPETDY; encoded by the coding sequence ATGTTAAAATTTGTGAACAAAGCTCTCGGAATGTTTTCAGAGGATTTAGGTATAGACTTAGGTACTGCTAATACACTTGTTTGTGTAAAAAATAAAGGTATCGTTCTGAGCGAACCTTCTGTGGTAGCTGTAAACAACAAGACTAAAGAGATATATGAGGTAGGAGAAAAGGCAAAAAGGATGATCGGGCGTACCCCTTCGGTAATAGATGCAATAAGACCTCTTAAAAATGGTGTTATAGCAGATTATGAAGTGACTGAAAAGATGCTTCGTGAATTTTATAAAAGAGTTCACAAAAGAAAATTTCTTGCAAATCCTAGAGTTGTAATATGTGTTCCTGCGGGAGTTACGCAAGTAGAAAAAAGAGCTGTTATTGATGTAACTAGAGAAGCTGGCGCCAGAGAAGCCTATCTTATAGAAGAGCCCATGGCCGCTGCAATCGGTGCAGGATTAAATATATTTGAGCCTGAGGGGAACCTAATTATCGATATAGGTGGGGGAACTACTGAAATTGCAGTAATATCTCTAGGAGGCATAGTTAAGACATCATCCCTAAGAGTTGCAGGGGACAAGTTCGATGCTGCAATAGTCCAGTATGTGAGACAAAAGCACAACCTTCTTATAGGAGATAAAACCGCTGAGGAGATAAAAGTAAATGTAGGAAGTGCAATAGATCTAGAGGATGAGCTGACAATAGAGATAAGTGGAAGAAATGTCCTAAATGGACTTCCGAAGAATATATCGATAAATTCTTCGGAAATAAGGGAAGCTTTAGAGGAGATGATGCACCAGATCATAGAGGAGGTAAAAGTCATATTAGAAAAAACCCCTCCAGAACTATCATCAGATATAAAAAGAAAAGGAATTGTCCTTGTAGGCGGAGGGGCACTTATAAGAGGAATAGATAAGAAAATTTCAGATGCTCTGCATCTCGATGTACAAATAACTGAAAATCCTTTGAATGCCGTAGTAATGGGTATAGAGGAGTTGTTGAAAAACTTTGAAAAATACAGAGAGGTAATTATTTCTCCAGAAACAGATTATTAA
- a CDS encoding Maf family protein, with protein MILASKSPRRKEILEGFGFKLEILTSSIEEVSDEEGLLEQIMDISRKKSLEISKIKKESYVLSADTVVVLDGHILGKPKDEDEAFYMLNSLSARQHKVLTAYTIMNSQKGIDFTSYDSTEVCFKELTEEEIRWYISTGEPMDKAGAYGIQGKGAVLIKKIEGDFFNVMGFPISKFYDDLKQLNLSIDELNKTVEVERC; from the coding sequence ATGATATTGGCATCTAAATCACCGAGAAGAAAAGAGATATTAGAAGGATTTGGATTTAAACTTGAGATACTGACTTCAAGCATAGAAGAGGTTAGTGATGAAGAGGGTCTTCTAGAACAGATAATGGATATTTCAAGAAAAAAGTCTTTGGAAATATCTAAAATAAAAAAAGAAAGTTATGTACTGTCTGCAGACACTGTAGTTGTACTAGACGGACATATATTAGGAAAGCCTAAGGATGAGGATGAGGCCTTTTACATGCTGAACTCTCTTTCTGCAAGACAACACAAAGTTCTTACGGCGTATACAATTATGAATTCTCAAAAGGGAATAGATTTTACAAGCTACGATTCAACGGAAGTGTGTTTTAAGGAACTCACAGAAGAGGAGATAAGATGGTATATCTCTACCGGTGAGCCTATGGATAAAGCTGGTGCCTACGGAATACAGGGTAAAGGAGCGGTACTGATAAAAAAAATAGAAGGTGATTTTTTTAATGTGATGGGATTCCCAATTAGCAAGTTTTACGATGATTTGAAGCAATTAAATTTGAGTATAGATGAATTAAATAAAACTGTAGAGGTGGAAAGATGTTAA